The following proteins come from a genomic window of Diorhabda carinulata isolate Delta chromosome X, icDioCari1.1, whole genome shotgun sequence:
- the LOC130901115 gene encoding PDZ domain-containing protein 8 isoform X1 → MDIFATVFLACISVLFGIILTLGVQYYILYVYLKKSPIAKPSVTKNSVDYNLPQDIKKQIESEDVTDRRKGASLPISLVLQFLFHELRHSEYIKRWLYKKLSLEFDELLTKTTIGKFFDSITIRDMHLGTEFPDIKEITIDTVKLDKREGYIETVSLCLDLDYTGNFLLSVDAKMKFGKTAYLSIKVKRISGQARLQFSRQPYTHWSFSFFSEPLLNLQVESHFQGRQLQSNITNLIVNQIKKAIKRKHTLPNYKLRYKPFFVKTDPCQLDAEDNEIVPQGQLEVTCVEVSRLSLPPLIQNVYCTMAVDVIPWISIYHKDDNVYMTLEITMTKVRQAQLGVIFKHEQGLVLVDSVTPQSTAYKSGLRQNDIVLAVENRTVQSVPQVAKFIKSISAANVTLKVERLAENYSIKSKYSEETEIKVTCPTPELPEETELTQTEQENFIMIEAPKDTKKRVPKIIPTNENMTKLAQTIGNFSLRKRKTSLSETGSAKNTPTSSNPSTPQHSNLKHQANQTTFLIKKTSMPDLPEITRTDIESNCVDVPLNTEVHRSKELQVGTVLQFNEDFQFALKDSLKYLNINVWGTITDEKDVLLGYTNIPLSHVLGECCNSFLGNYMRCYSFLPPNNIVPNNQTHPLLLHSGFEHVFCYGDILLTFVWTHDEDIELKQKISENHFTEDVKPDESPSGMQHDFVRTQFHRTTHCDFCSKKIWLKDAVQCKQCGLCCHKKCIVKCQMSNGCNPNSKTEHSCSEGPEIAMTDIGEEITESKPLGNGIKRVNSVNNLAIPGSPFIGCTSRSLPPSPQRTPSRKQSLVIVNPFLMCPEVLEEVQKNPAEASDCINKLLDQIMSCPNDETLMDAAKETGRQMYLHMSHEEKVEKINLIMTELKKTLDSVTMEHMDLSKQIGSEESEVEKAKLAFLMGKADAKVHGLSVLMLHYCSSLQHTQEKII, encoded by the exons atggatatttttgCTACTGTCTTTCTGGCCTGTATTTCAGTATTATTCGGAATAATTTTAACTTTAGGTGTACagtattatattttgtatgtttatttaaaaaagagcCCAATAGCAAAGCCTTCAGTAACAAAAAATTCAGTTGACTACAACCTACCGCAg gacataaaaaaacaaatagaatctGAAGATGTGACAGACCGAAGAAAAGGAGCTAGTCTGCCTATTAGTTTAGTTTTACAGTTTTTATTCCACGAGTTGAGGCATTCAGAATATATTAAACGGTGGCTCTATAAGAAATTGAGCCTAGAATTTGATGaacttttaacaaaaactacaataggaaaattttttgatagcATTACA ATTAGGGATATGCACCTAGGGACAGAATTTCCTGACATAAAAGAAATTACTATAGATACAGTCAAATTAGATAAGAGGGAAGGTTATATTGAAACTGTGAGTTTATGCCTTGATTTGGATTACacaggaaattttttattaagtgTTGATGCCaaaatgaaatttggaaaaaccgCTTATCTGTCTATAAAAG TGAAAAGAATAAGTGGACAAGCAAGACTTCAGTTTTCCAGACAACCCTACACTCATTGGTCATTTAGTTTTTTCTCTGAACCCCTTTTGAATTTGCAAGTAGAATCTCATTTTCAAGGAAGGCAACTACAATCTAATATAACAAATCTCATTGTGAATCAGATCAAAAAAGCAATTAAGAGAAAGCATACTTTGCCAAACTACAAATTAag atacaaaccattttttgtcaaaaCGGACCCATGTCAGTTGGATGCAGAAGACAACGAAATAGTTCCTCAAGGACAATTGGAAGTCACCTGTGTTGAAGTGTCAAGACTCTCCTTACCTCCCCTCATTCAAAATGTTTATTGCACAATGGCAGTGg ATGTAATACCTTGGATCTCTATATATCATAAAGATGACAATGTATATATGACACTTGAAATAACCATGACGAAAGTTCGACAAGCTCAACTAGGTGTAATTTTTAAACATGAACAAGGATTGGTTTTAGTTGATAGCGTCACACCCCAAAGTACGGCTTACAAGTCGGGCCTAAGGCAAAATGATATAGTACTTGCCGTAGAAAACCGTACGGTTCAATCGGTACCTCAAGTTGCAAAGTTTATCAAATCCATATCAGCTGCTAATGTTACTTTGAAAGTGGAAAGGTTGGCTGAAAATTACAGTATCAAATCAAAGTATTCAGAGGAGACTGAAATCAAg GTAACTTGTCCTACACCGGAACTGCCGGAAGAGACTGAATTAACCCAAACtgaacaagaaaattttattatgattgaGGCGCCTAAAGATACAAAAAAGAGAGTACCGAAAATCATaccaacaaatgaaaatatgacaaaattaGCTCAAACTATTGGAAATTTTAGTTTGAGGAAACGGAAGACATCTCTTTCTG aaactGGAAGCGCCAAAAACACGCCAACATCAAGTAATCCCAGTACACCACAACATTCCAATCTTAAACATCAAGCCAATCAAACCacatttttgataaagaaaaccTCAATGCCGGACTTACCAGAAATAACAAGAACGGATATAGAAAGTAATTGTGTAGACGTTCCGTTAAATACAGAA GTCCATAGAAGCAAAGAACTACAGGTTGGGACAGTACTTCAGTTCAACGAAGATTTTCAGTTTGCTCTGAAAGATTCTTTAAAATATCTCAATATAAACGTATGGGGAACGATTACTGATGAAAAAGATGTTTTACTAGGTTACACCAACATACCACTTAGCCACGTTCTAGGAGAATGTTGTAATAG CTTCTTAGGTAATTATATGCGATGCTATTCATTTCTGCCGCCGAACAACATAGTCCCAAACAATCAGACTCATCCTCTTCTGTTGCATTCGGGCTTCGAACATGTTTTTTGTTATGGTGATATTCTACTGACATTTGTATGGACACATGATGAGGATATCGAACTAAAACAGAAGATATCAGAAAATCACTTTACCGAGGATGTTAAACCTGATGAATCTCCCAGTGGAATGCAACACGATTTTGTTAGGACACAATTCCATAGAACGACTCATTgtgatttttgttcaaaaaag ATATGGTTGAAGGATGCTGTACAGTGCAAGCAATGTGGTTTGTGTTGTCATAAAAAATGCATAGTAAAATGTCAGATGAGTAATGGCTGCAATCCAAACTCAAAAACTGAACATTCCTGTTCTGAAGGACCCGAAATTGCTATGACTGATATCGGTGAAGAGATAACTGAGTCAAAACCACTTGGAAATGGCATCAAAAGAGTTAATAGTGTTAATAATTTAGCCATCCCAG GATCTCCATTCATAGGTTGTACTTCAAGAAGTTTGCCACCGTCTCCCCAACGAACTCCAAGTAGAAAACAATCTTTGGTAATCGTAAATCCGTTTTTAATGTGTCCTGAAGTTCTTGAAGAAGTTCAGAAGAACCCGGCAGAAGCTTCAGATtgcattaataaattattggatcAGATTATGTCGTGTCCTAATGATGAGACATTAATGGATGCTGCCAAAGAGACTGGAAGACAAATGTATCTACACATGTCGCAcgaagaaaaagttgaaaaaattaatctaaTT ATGACTGAACTGAAAAAGACTCTAGATTCGGTTACAATGGAACACATGGATCTTTCGAAACAAATAGGATCAGAGGAATCGGAGGTCGAAAAAGCGAAATTAGCTTTTTTAATGGGGAAAGCAGACGCAAAAGTTCACGGACTATCAGTGTTGATGTTGCATTACTGTTCCAGTCTGCAACATACCcaagagaaaattatttaa
- the LOC130901115 gene encoding PDZ domain-containing protein 8 isoform X2, which translates to MDIFATVFLACISVLFGIILTLGVQYYILYVYLKKSPIAKPSVTKNSVDYNLPQDIKKQIESEDVTDRRKGASLPISLVLQFLFHELRHSEYIKRWLYKKLSLEFDELLTKTTIGKFFDSITIRDMHLGTEFPDIKEITIDTVKLDKREGYIETVSLCLDLDYTGNFLLSVDAKMKFGKTAYLSIKVKRISGQARLQFSRQPYTHWSFSFFSEPLLNLQVESHFQGRQLQSNITNLIVNQIKKAIKRKHTLPNYKLRYKPFFVKTDPCQLDAEDNEIVPQGQLEVTCVEVSRLSLPPLIQNVYCTMAVDVIPWISIYHKDDNVYMTLEITMTKVRQAQLGVIFKHEQGLVLVDSVTPQSTAYKSGLRQNDIVLAVENRTVQSVPQVAKFIKSISAANVTLKVERLAENYSIKSKYSEETEIKVTCPTPELPEETELTQTEQENFIMIEAPKDTKKRVPKIIPTNENMTKLAQTIGNFSLRKRKTSLSETGSAKNTPTSSNPSTPQHSNLKHQANQTTFLIKKTSMPDLPEITRTDIESNCVDVPLNTEVHRSKELQVGTVLQFNEDFQFALKDSLKYLNINVWGTITDEKDVLLGYTNIPLSHVLGECCNSFLGNYMRCYSFLPPNNIVPNNQTHPLLLHSGFEHVFCYGDILLTFVWTHDEDIELKQKISENHFTEDVKPDESPSGMQHDFVRTQFHRTTHCDFCSKKIWLKDAVQCKQCGLCCHKKCIVKCQMSNGCNPNSKTEHSCSEGPEIAMTDIGEEITESKPLGNGIKRVNSVNNLAIPGCTSRSLPPSPQRTPSRKQSLVIVNPFLMCPEVLEEVQKNPAEASDCINKLLDQIMSCPNDETLMDAAKETGRQMYLHMSHEEKVEKINLIMTELKKTLDSVTMEHMDLSKQIGSEESEVEKAKLAFLMGKADAKVHGLSVLMLHYCSSLQHTQEKII; encoded by the exons atggatatttttgCTACTGTCTTTCTGGCCTGTATTTCAGTATTATTCGGAATAATTTTAACTTTAGGTGTACagtattatattttgtatgtttatttaaaaaagagcCCAATAGCAAAGCCTTCAGTAACAAAAAATTCAGTTGACTACAACCTACCGCAg gacataaaaaaacaaatagaatctGAAGATGTGACAGACCGAAGAAAAGGAGCTAGTCTGCCTATTAGTTTAGTTTTACAGTTTTTATTCCACGAGTTGAGGCATTCAGAATATATTAAACGGTGGCTCTATAAGAAATTGAGCCTAGAATTTGATGaacttttaacaaaaactacaataggaaaattttttgatagcATTACA ATTAGGGATATGCACCTAGGGACAGAATTTCCTGACATAAAAGAAATTACTATAGATACAGTCAAATTAGATAAGAGGGAAGGTTATATTGAAACTGTGAGTTTATGCCTTGATTTGGATTACacaggaaattttttattaagtgTTGATGCCaaaatgaaatttggaaaaaccgCTTATCTGTCTATAAAAG TGAAAAGAATAAGTGGACAAGCAAGACTTCAGTTTTCCAGACAACCCTACACTCATTGGTCATTTAGTTTTTTCTCTGAACCCCTTTTGAATTTGCAAGTAGAATCTCATTTTCAAGGAAGGCAACTACAATCTAATATAACAAATCTCATTGTGAATCAGATCAAAAAAGCAATTAAGAGAAAGCATACTTTGCCAAACTACAAATTAag atacaaaccattttttgtcaaaaCGGACCCATGTCAGTTGGATGCAGAAGACAACGAAATAGTTCCTCAAGGACAATTGGAAGTCACCTGTGTTGAAGTGTCAAGACTCTCCTTACCTCCCCTCATTCAAAATGTTTATTGCACAATGGCAGTGg ATGTAATACCTTGGATCTCTATATATCATAAAGATGACAATGTATATATGACACTTGAAATAACCATGACGAAAGTTCGACAAGCTCAACTAGGTGTAATTTTTAAACATGAACAAGGATTGGTTTTAGTTGATAGCGTCACACCCCAAAGTACGGCTTACAAGTCGGGCCTAAGGCAAAATGATATAGTACTTGCCGTAGAAAACCGTACGGTTCAATCGGTACCTCAAGTTGCAAAGTTTATCAAATCCATATCAGCTGCTAATGTTACTTTGAAAGTGGAAAGGTTGGCTGAAAATTACAGTATCAAATCAAAGTATTCAGAGGAGACTGAAATCAAg GTAACTTGTCCTACACCGGAACTGCCGGAAGAGACTGAATTAACCCAAACtgaacaagaaaattttattatgattgaGGCGCCTAAAGATACAAAAAAGAGAGTACCGAAAATCATaccaacaaatgaaaatatgacaaaattaGCTCAAACTATTGGAAATTTTAGTTTGAGGAAACGGAAGACATCTCTTTCTG aaactGGAAGCGCCAAAAACACGCCAACATCAAGTAATCCCAGTACACCACAACATTCCAATCTTAAACATCAAGCCAATCAAACCacatttttgataaagaaaaccTCAATGCCGGACTTACCAGAAATAACAAGAACGGATATAGAAAGTAATTGTGTAGACGTTCCGTTAAATACAGAA GTCCATAGAAGCAAAGAACTACAGGTTGGGACAGTACTTCAGTTCAACGAAGATTTTCAGTTTGCTCTGAAAGATTCTTTAAAATATCTCAATATAAACGTATGGGGAACGATTACTGATGAAAAAGATGTTTTACTAGGTTACACCAACATACCACTTAGCCACGTTCTAGGAGAATGTTGTAATAG CTTCTTAGGTAATTATATGCGATGCTATTCATTTCTGCCGCCGAACAACATAGTCCCAAACAATCAGACTCATCCTCTTCTGTTGCATTCGGGCTTCGAACATGTTTTTTGTTATGGTGATATTCTACTGACATTTGTATGGACACATGATGAGGATATCGAACTAAAACAGAAGATATCAGAAAATCACTTTACCGAGGATGTTAAACCTGATGAATCTCCCAGTGGAATGCAACACGATTTTGTTAGGACACAATTCCATAGAACGACTCATTgtgatttttgttcaaaaaag ATATGGTTGAAGGATGCTGTACAGTGCAAGCAATGTGGTTTGTGTTGTCATAAAAAATGCATAGTAAAATGTCAGATGAGTAATGGCTGCAATCCAAACTCAAAAACTGAACATTCCTGTTCTGAAGGACCCGAAATTGCTATGACTGATATCGGTGAAGAGATAACTGAGTCAAAACCACTTGGAAATGGCATCAAAAGAGTTAATAGTGTTAATAATTTAGCCATCCCAG GTTGTACTTCAAGAAGTTTGCCACCGTCTCCCCAACGAACTCCAAGTAGAAAACAATCTTTGGTAATCGTAAATCCGTTTTTAATGTGTCCTGAAGTTCTTGAAGAAGTTCAGAAGAACCCGGCAGAAGCTTCAGATtgcattaataaattattggatcAGATTATGTCGTGTCCTAATGATGAGACATTAATGGATGCTGCCAAAGAGACTGGAAGACAAATGTATCTACACATGTCGCAcgaagaaaaagttgaaaaaattaatctaaTT ATGACTGAACTGAAAAAGACTCTAGATTCGGTTACAATGGAACACATGGATCTTTCGAAACAAATAGGATCAGAGGAATCGGAGGTCGAAAAAGCGAAATTAGCTTTTTTAATGGGGAAAGCAGACGCAAAAGTTCACGGACTATCAGTGTTGATGTTGCATTACTGTTCCAGTCTGCAACATACCcaagagaaaattatttaa
- the LOC130901115 gene encoding PDZ domain-containing protein 8 isoform X3 — translation MKDIKKQIESEDVTDRRKGASLPISLVLQFLFHELRHSEYIKRWLYKKLSLEFDELLTKTTIGKFFDSITIRDMHLGTEFPDIKEITIDTVKLDKREGYIETVSLCLDLDYTGNFLLSVDAKMKFGKTAYLSIKVKRISGQARLQFSRQPYTHWSFSFFSEPLLNLQVESHFQGRQLQSNITNLIVNQIKKAIKRKHTLPNYKLRYKPFFVKTDPCQLDAEDNEIVPQGQLEVTCVEVSRLSLPPLIQNVYCTMAVDVIPWISIYHKDDNVYMTLEITMTKVRQAQLGVIFKHEQGLVLVDSVTPQSTAYKSGLRQNDIVLAVENRTVQSVPQVAKFIKSISAANVTLKVERLAENYSIKSKYSEETEIKVTCPTPELPEETELTQTEQENFIMIEAPKDTKKRVPKIIPTNENMTKLAQTIGNFSLRKRKTSLSETGSAKNTPTSSNPSTPQHSNLKHQANQTTFLIKKTSMPDLPEITRTDIESNCVDVPLNTEVHRSKELQVGTVLQFNEDFQFALKDSLKYLNINVWGTITDEKDVLLGYTNIPLSHVLGECCNSFLGNYMRCYSFLPPNNIVPNNQTHPLLLHSGFEHVFCYGDILLTFVWTHDEDIELKQKISENHFTEDVKPDESPSGMQHDFVRTQFHRTTHCDFCSKKIWLKDAVQCKQCGLCCHKKCIVKCQMSNGCNPNSKTEHSCSEGPEIAMTDIGEEITESKPLGNGIKRVNSVNNLAIPGSPFIGCTSRSLPPSPQRTPSRKQSLVIVNPFLMCPEVLEEVQKNPAEASDCINKLLDQIMSCPNDETLMDAAKETGRQMYLHMSHEEKVEKINLIMTELKKTLDSVTMEHMDLSKQIGSEESEVEKAKLAFLMGKADAKVHGLSVLMLHYCSSLQHTQEKII, via the exons ATGAAG gacataaaaaaacaaatagaatctGAAGATGTGACAGACCGAAGAAAAGGAGCTAGTCTGCCTATTAGTTTAGTTTTACAGTTTTTATTCCACGAGTTGAGGCATTCAGAATATATTAAACGGTGGCTCTATAAGAAATTGAGCCTAGAATTTGATGaacttttaacaaaaactacaataggaaaattttttgatagcATTACA ATTAGGGATATGCACCTAGGGACAGAATTTCCTGACATAAAAGAAATTACTATAGATACAGTCAAATTAGATAAGAGGGAAGGTTATATTGAAACTGTGAGTTTATGCCTTGATTTGGATTACacaggaaattttttattaagtgTTGATGCCaaaatgaaatttggaaaaaccgCTTATCTGTCTATAAAAG TGAAAAGAATAAGTGGACAAGCAAGACTTCAGTTTTCCAGACAACCCTACACTCATTGGTCATTTAGTTTTTTCTCTGAACCCCTTTTGAATTTGCAAGTAGAATCTCATTTTCAAGGAAGGCAACTACAATCTAATATAACAAATCTCATTGTGAATCAGATCAAAAAAGCAATTAAGAGAAAGCATACTTTGCCAAACTACAAATTAag atacaaaccattttttgtcaaaaCGGACCCATGTCAGTTGGATGCAGAAGACAACGAAATAGTTCCTCAAGGACAATTGGAAGTCACCTGTGTTGAAGTGTCAAGACTCTCCTTACCTCCCCTCATTCAAAATGTTTATTGCACAATGGCAGTGg ATGTAATACCTTGGATCTCTATATATCATAAAGATGACAATGTATATATGACACTTGAAATAACCATGACGAAAGTTCGACAAGCTCAACTAGGTGTAATTTTTAAACATGAACAAGGATTGGTTTTAGTTGATAGCGTCACACCCCAAAGTACGGCTTACAAGTCGGGCCTAAGGCAAAATGATATAGTACTTGCCGTAGAAAACCGTACGGTTCAATCGGTACCTCAAGTTGCAAAGTTTATCAAATCCATATCAGCTGCTAATGTTACTTTGAAAGTGGAAAGGTTGGCTGAAAATTACAGTATCAAATCAAAGTATTCAGAGGAGACTGAAATCAAg GTAACTTGTCCTACACCGGAACTGCCGGAAGAGACTGAATTAACCCAAACtgaacaagaaaattttattatgattgaGGCGCCTAAAGATACAAAAAAGAGAGTACCGAAAATCATaccaacaaatgaaaatatgacaaaattaGCTCAAACTATTGGAAATTTTAGTTTGAGGAAACGGAAGACATCTCTTTCTG aaactGGAAGCGCCAAAAACACGCCAACATCAAGTAATCCCAGTACACCACAACATTCCAATCTTAAACATCAAGCCAATCAAACCacatttttgataaagaaaaccTCAATGCCGGACTTACCAGAAATAACAAGAACGGATATAGAAAGTAATTGTGTAGACGTTCCGTTAAATACAGAA GTCCATAGAAGCAAAGAACTACAGGTTGGGACAGTACTTCAGTTCAACGAAGATTTTCAGTTTGCTCTGAAAGATTCTTTAAAATATCTCAATATAAACGTATGGGGAACGATTACTGATGAAAAAGATGTTTTACTAGGTTACACCAACATACCACTTAGCCACGTTCTAGGAGAATGTTGTAATAG CTTCTTAGGTAATTATATGCGATGCTATTCATTTCTGCCGCCGAACAACATAGTCCCAAACAATCAGACTCATCCTCTTCTGTTGCATTCGGGCTTCGAACATGTTTTTTGTTATGGTGATATTCTACTGACATTTGTATGGACACATGATGAGGATATCGAACTAAAACAGAAGATATCAGAAAATCACTTTACCGAGGATGTTAAACCTGATGAATCTCCCAGTGGAATGCAACACGATTTTGTTAGGACACAATTCCATAGAACGACTCATTgtgatttttgttcaaaaaag ATATGGTTGAAGGATGCTGTACAGTGCAAGCAATGTGGTTTGTGTTGTCATAAAAAATGCATAGTAAAATGTCAGATGAGTAATGGCTGCAATCCAAACTCAAAAACTGAACATTCCTGTTCTGAAGGACCCGAAATTGCTATGACTGATATCGGTGAAGAGATAACTGAGTCAAAACCACTTGGAAATGGCATCAAAAGAGTTAATAGTGTTAATAATTTAGCCATCCCAG GATCTCCATTCATAGGTTGTACTTCAAGAAGTTTGCCACCGTCTCCCCAACGAACTCCAAGTAGAAAACAATCTTTGGTAATCGTAAATCCGTTTTTAATGTGTCCTGAAGTTCTTGAAGAAGTTCAGAAGAACCCGGCAGAAGCTTCAGATtgcattaataaattattggatcAGATTATGTCGTGTCCTAATGATGAGACATTAATGGATGCTGCCAAAGAGACTGGAAGACAAATGTATCTACACATGTCGCAcgaagaaaaagttgaaaaaattaatctaaTT ATGACTGAACTGAAAAAGACTCTAGATTCGGTTACAATGGAACACATGGATCTTTCGAAACAAATAGGATCAGAGGAATCGGAGGTCGAAAAAGCGAAATTAGCTTTTTTAATGGGGAAAGCAGACGCAAAAGTTCACGGACTATCAGTGTTGATGTTGCATTACTGTTCCAGTCTGCAACATACCcaagagaaaattatttaa
- the LOC130901116 gene encoding sentrin-specific protease 8-like isoform X2: MSNKVVLSYNESLLRTSDIELLKGPLVNSIMREFIFFALNDNQLVDSSGGSHWSLLVFSRPEKMVYHYDSSQGSNDDQAVELGEKILKYFSFPVQGKVQNMPCLQQTNGYDCGVHVLCNAEQLASYASHYGRVTGCPKLTPETVIAKRWEILDIIERLTGTGYVN, translated from the exons ATGAGTAATAAAGTTGTCTTGAGCTATAATGAAAGTTTATTAAGAACATCTGACATAGAATTGCTGAAAG ggCCATTGGTAAATTCCATAATGAgagaatttattttctttgctCTAAATGACAATCAGTTAGTTGACTCGTCTGGAGGTTCTCACTGGAGCCTTCTAG TGTTTTCAAGACCAGAAAAAATGGTATACCATTATGATTCATCACAAGGAAGCAATGATGACCAAGCTGTGGAACTTggggaaaaaattttaaaatatttttcatttcctgtTCAAggaaaagtacaaaatatgccTTGTCTTCAACAAACAAATGGATATGATTGTGGTGTTCATGTGCTTTGCAATGCTGAACAGTTAGCAAGTTATGCTTCTCATTATGGAAGGGTAACAGGTTGTCCCAAATTAACACCGGAAACAGTAATTGCAAAAAGATGGGAAATTTTAGATATTATTGAAAGATTAACAGGAACAGGTTATGTAAACTGA
- the LOC130901116 gene encoding sentrin-specific protease 8-like isoform X1 encodes MSNKVVLSYNESLLRTSDIELLKGPNWLNDTVISFYFEYLENDLFKGLNYLLFVTPEVTQCIKVSPQNELNIFLGPLVNSIMREFIFFALNDNQLVDSSGGSHWSLLVFSRPEKMVYHYDSSQGSNDDQAVELGEKILKYFSFPVQGKVQNMPCLQQTNGYDCGVHVLCNAEQLASYASHYGRVTGCPKLTPETVIAKRWEILDIIERLTGTGYVN; translated from the exons ATGAGTAATAAAGTTGTCTTGAGCTATAATGAAAGTTTATTAAGAACATCTGACATAGAATTGCTGAAAGGTCCGAATTGGCTAAATGACACagtaatatctttttattttgaatatctaGAAAATGACTTGTTCAAAGGcctgaattatttattatttgtcacTCCAGAAGTGACCCAATGTATAAAAGTATCTCctcaaaatgaattaaatattttcttagggCCATTGGTAAATTCCATAATGAgagaatttattttctttgctCTAAATGACAATCAGTTAGTTGACTCGTCTGGAGGTTCTCACTGGAGCCTTCTAG TGTTTTCAAGACCAGAAAAAATGGTATACCATTATGATTCATCACAAGGAAGCAATGATGACCAAGCTGTGGAACTTggggaaaaaattttaaaatatttttcatttcctgtTCAAggaaaagtacaaaatatgccTTGTCTTCAACAAACAAATGGATATGATTGTGGTGTTCATGTGCTTTGCAATGCTGAACAGTTAGCAAGTTATGCTTCTCATTATGGAAGGGTAACAGGTTGTCCCAAATTAACACCGGAAACAGTAATTGCAAAAAGATGGGAAATTTTAGATATTATTGAAAGATTAACAGGAACAGGTTATGTAAACTGA